GCTGATCGCGCGAGCGTACTGTTCCACCTGCACTAGGCCCGGCACGAGACCGAGGGCGTACTCGCGAATCTCGATGGCCACCTGCTCGTCCTCGGCAACTTCGCGGAAGTACCCGATCATGCCCGTCGGGGAGAACATCGCGTCCCAGGAGTTCAGCAGCACCCCGTTGGTGTTCAAGGCAGCATCGATTTGTTCTATATGAGACCTCCGTGTCCCTTTCTTTCCTGACTCCAGATCGCTGATCGTGCTCTGCGCGATCGCAGCGGCCCGAGCGAGCTCCTTCTGCGTCATGCCTGATAGGCCACGGTATTTCAGGAGCAGCTTACCGAAACGCTGCCGAGAGGAATCGCTTGATCCCACGCCTCACCACCAATATCGCCGAACTATCAGTTCGTATCGCTTCACATACGAACACAAACGTTCTTTGCGATGAATATAGACCAGGCTTCAGGAGTAATGGAAGAGTCGATTTCAAGCACCTCAGAGCTCCCTGATCTGGCCAGATAAGGGAGCTGCTGGGTGGGGCGGCCGCCCCACAACCACGGGCTTGACCGTGGGGCGAGCGGCTGCAGGTATGCCCCGCCCTCAATCGGATGCGAGCAGACGTCAGCCCACCCCGGCTGGGAGCCAAAGGCGGGCCAACCCCGAAACAGCAAAAGCTCCGGGGACCGAAGTAGAGAGCGGCCACCGGAGCTGTCACCCCACCCCGACGTAACCGAGGTGAAGACGCATGCAGTGTATCGCCCCCAAACCCGCACACACCAGGCCCGAACGACAAGCCCGCCACAGCTTCCCAGGCCTACCCCACCAGGTCGGTGAAGCTCGCCGCTGGGCCCTGAAGACCCTCACCTCCTGGGGTCAGGAGGCCCCCGAGCAGTTCCCCCTGGTGGTCACCGAGCTCGCCACGAACGCGCTCGACCACACCCACAGCGGAGGAGCAGGTGGCCAATTCACCCTCCGCCTGGCGCTGCACGCCGGTCACATCCGCATCACCGTCCGCGACGCCGGCCCCCGTCAGGGACGCACCCCCACCCGGCGCACCCCGAACCTGTCCGCGCAGCACGGCCGCGGCCTCACCCTGGTGGACGCCCTCACCCGCGCGTGGGGGCCGTTGAAGATCGGTACTGGCGTATTCGCGGAGGTGCCCCGGTGAGCGGCCTGCTGTTCTCGATGGTGCCGCTGGCCCAGGCCATGCCCCGGCCCACACCCCGCGCCCATGCCGTGATGGCCGCGATGGAAAGCACCCTGCTCGATACCGGCTACACGCCCCATGTCCAGGTTGGAGAGTGGTCGATCGATACCCGCCTCTACCAGGACCGCCACTGGGAACAGGGCCAACCTATCGGCCATCATCCCCAACGCGCGGTGGCGTTGCGTCTGCACCAGCACCGCCCTGACGAACTGTGGTGGCTGGTCGAGTACCCCGCCCGCACCCCCACCGAGTGGCAGTTGCCGTCCTCAGCGCAGAGTCTGCGCCGCTTGGCCTTCCTTGGGGACGCTTCCCGGCCGGTGCACGCCCAGGACCTCGGACTCGTGGACCACCTCACCAGCAGGCCAGGGCCCCGATGAGCCGCCGCATCGACCACCGTTGGCGGATAACCACGCGACGACAACGCTTCGTGGACCTGCGGTGGAAGGCCGCGACCAGCGGTAGCGGGTTCGTCCTGACCCGTGAGACCCGGCTGTGGGGGGCGATCTACATGCTGCTCCCGCTCAACGGAACAGCCCAGATCCTCTACTCCCTGGACGAAGTCGAGCAGTACCTGGACCGGCACACCACCGCCACCCCCTGAACCGGTGGGCCGCCGACGCACCCCGCACCCCGCACTCGCCCCTGAACGCGGTGGGGGTTTCCAGCGGCCCACCACGCCCGGGGCCTGCCCTGCCCCTGCAGGCCCCGGGCCCCAACACGTAGAAAGCCCCGCATGCTCACCACCACACACACCCCTCGCCACCGCGAACTCGGCCCTTTCCCGGTGTTCGCGGTGTTCGCGGGCATGATCGTGACGCTGTTCATCCTGATCCAGGCCACCCCGACCGTTCTCGCCCACTCCACCACCTGGTCGACCGCCCTGCTCTGGGTCGGGCCCTGGGCCATCATCGTCCTGATGTTGGCGTTGCTGTCCTGGTGGGTGGCCCACCGCACCGGTGTGGGGGTCCGTGACGGATACGGCATCGTCCCCCGCTGGGTGCGCTCACCCCGCCACCTGGTCCGTACCGAGCACGCCTTGGACGCGGCCATTCTCGGCGGCCTGGCCTTGGCCGTCTACCTGATCCTCTACGCCTTCATCTGGCTGACAGGCCCCGGCCCTGCGGCCGGTGGGTGGTTGCCGGTGGTGCTGTTCACCCAGACCGCCACCGCCATCATCAGCGAACTCGTCCTGCTGGGGGCCCTCGCCGCACTGCTGACCACCACCCGCATGAGCACACAAACCTTCGTGCTGATCTCCATGGGCGGCCGGATCGTGATCGCTGAACCCCACTGGCCCGCGATCGTGGCTGCCGGGGTGAGCGGTCTGCTCATCGCAGCCCTGTACGTGGGGTTTCGCCGGTTGACCCCCATCCTCGTCGGCCATGTCGCCGCCACCACCGTGGTCGCCCTGACCGGCACCTGGGTTTCCTCCCTGACCTGACCCCTTCGACCTGGAAAGGCCTCCTGGGTTCATGGCACCCGCCACCTACATCTACGAGCAGCGCGCCCGTATCCTCACCGATCCCGGCCGGTATGTGTCCACCGCCGATGCCCGCGCCCTGACCGGGCACACCCAGCCCACACTCGCCCGGCTGGTCGACGAGGGAAAGCTCATCGCCCGCCGCGTGGGCCGCAAGTCCCTCACCTTCCAGACCGCGCCCCTTCTCGGCTACTGCCGCAAGCAGCACCCCGCCCTGACCCTGTTCGACCTGCTGGCCACCACCACGGGCGAGCCGGTCACCGAGAAGGAGCTGGCCTCCGAACTCGACCAGGCCAGCTCCGGAACCTGGTGGACCCTGGCCCGCCGCGACCACGCACCTCCGGACTGGGCCACCTGGCAGCACTGGTACCGAGGCGACACCCTCCACGCCCGAACCATGTTGTTCGAGCAGCGTCCCGGGTGGGCGCAGCAGATCAAGGAACACCGCGCCCGCGGCATCTTGCGCCGCACCTTGTGGCTACCCGCCCAGCCGCTGGGCCGGTACGGGCAGTACTGCCTGGCCCGCTACCAGCACGTGACCGCTGCTGGAGGCACGGTCGATGTCCTGCCCCTCTGGAAGCTCCACCACCTGGAGCACCAGCAGATGGTTCCCGACCTCGAAGTCACACCCGGCGCTGTCTACCTGCGCCGCTACACCCGGGTGGGCTCACGCAACGGAGCCCTGCGGATCAGCGCCCCCGAGCTGGTCACCGCGACCACCGCGTTCCTGGGCTAGGCGGCACGCCAGCACTCCACCCCGCTGGCCGACTTCGCCCGCTGGCGCAACCAGGGGGCCGCGTGACGGGCCCCCACCACCCCATAGACGGTTCAAGGCCCGCACTCCCCTTCACGCCTTTCATGGCCCAGGTGGAGAACGTCGATGGCGGCAAGGTCGTCCAGGCCTACGAGGCCGGGAACATCACCGTGGTCAACACCTATGCGCGGCCCCGCCCGATCCAGCTTCCCGAACTGCCCACTCCCCCGCCCTACTCGGAGCTGGGGCTGGACACCCTCCTGCGGGAAGCACCCGTCGACCAGAGCCGAGTCATCGTCCTGCACGGCCCACCCGGGGCAGGCAAAACCCGGATCGCCGCGCACCTGCTCCACCAACACCTCGACCGCTACACCGACGGCATCCTGTTCGCCGACCTTCAGGGGTCAAACGCCGAAGGGCCCAGCGACCCTAACGAGGTCCTCGACCGCTTCCTACGCGCGATCCATGTCGGTGCGGACGCCATTCCCGCGGACTTCAGTGCCCGATCCGCGGCCTGGCGTTCCTATACCTACGGGCGCGAGGTCGCGGTCCTGGCCGACGACGCCGTATCCGCCGCCCAGGTGCACGCCCTCAACCCGGGCCGGGGCCCGTCCGTGGTGATCGTGACAGCGCGCGCCCCCTTGCTGTCGCTGCGCCTGGACGGGGCCGATCACATCGAGATCCATCATGCCCACGCCCGACCGGGCCCGGGCTCAGCCTCGTGACCTCATCGCCCCAGGGCCAGGTCCGGTGCCCAGCTCTCGAAGGCGATGTAGCGCGGAAGCGAGACGCCTACCAGTCGCTCCTGCATTCTCTCCGTGCAGAAACGCGTCCTCCCGACCCCCGTATCACCACGGCACGTGATCATGAGCGAGGTGCCCAACATGGTCTGACCTGTGCGAGTGCGGCACCTACCTCCGAACCCCAGCAAGACCGGGCTTTTATTCTCGGGCGTGAATATCTTCAGCAATCTTGACCCTCACCCGATGCATCTCTAACGTGAATTCCTAATTGTGCTGAACGGAAAGGCTATTTCGTGGCACTTCAGAAGCTTTCTGGCGACTGCAACCGCAACGACTGCCCCGGGGTCTACACGAGCGGCGACGGA
This DNA window, taken from Nocardiopsis exhalans, encodes the following:
- a CDS encoding ATP-binding protein produces the protein MQCIAPKPAHTRPERQARHSFPGLPHQVGEARRWALKTLTSWGQEAPEQFPLVVTELATNALDHTHSGGAGGQFTLRLALHAGHIRITVRDAGPRQGRTPTRRTPNLSAQHGRGLTLVDALTRAWGPLKIGTGVFAEVPR
- a CDS encoding DUF6879 family protein, whose product is MAPATYIYEQRARILTDPGRYVSTADARALTGHTQPTLARLVDEGKLIARRVGRKSLTFQTAPLLGYCRKQHPALTLFDLLATTTGEPVTEKELASELDQASSGTWWTLARRDHAPPDWATWQHWYRGDTLHARTMLFEQRPGWAQQIKEHRARGILRRTLWLPAQPLGRYGQYCLARYQHVTAAGGTVDVLPLWKLHHLEHQQMVPDLEVTPGAVYLRRYTRVGSRNGALRISAPELVTATTAFLG
- a CDS encoding AAA family ATPase, with translation MAQVENVDGGKVVQAYEAGNITVVNTYARPRPIQLPELPTPPPYSELGLDTLLREAPVDQSRVIVLHGPPGAGKTRIAAHLLHQHLDRYTDGILFADLQGSNAEGPSDPNEVLDRFLRAIHVGADAIPADFSARSAAWRSYTYGREVAVLADDAVSAAQVHALNPGRGPSVVIVTARAPLLSLRLDGADHIEIHHAHARPGPGSAS